In Streptococcus parapneumoniae, the genomic stretch TACTATTCTTTTATCTGACACCTTGTGAGTCTCTCTGGACTCCCCTTAAAGGTTAAATTTTTATTAGTATACTCTTTCAGCTAAAAAAAGTCAAGTAGAAAATGAAGATTCTACTTGACTTGACGAGATTATTTTTCACGAATAACTTCGACCTTATAACCATCAGGGTCTTTGACAAAGTAATAGTTAGGTGCAGTTCCTGGTAGACCATTTGGTGCAGTCACTTCATAGCCTTTTGCACTGTGCTCTTGATGAAGAGCTTCAAGATCAGGTGTACTGAGGGCGATATGAGCAAACCCATCTCCTACCACATAAGGGCCGTGATCGTAGTTATAAGTCAACTCCAACTCATAGTCGTCACCTTCAAGTCCTAGATAGACAATCGTGAAGGCATGATCTGGAAAATCTCTGCGGCGCAATTCTTTAAAACCAAAAGCATCTTGATAGAATGCGATTGATTTTTCAAGATTTTCTACTCGCAAGCAAGTGTGTAGCATTTTTGAAGCCATATTTTTCTCCTTTATTTTCAAAAAGACTGGGACAATCCTGTTCCAGTCTCATCAATTATTATTTAGCAAGTTTTGCTTTAGCTGCATCTGCAAGAGCTGTGAAAGCTGCTGCATCGTTAACAGCCAAGTCAGCAAGCATTTTACGGTTAACTTCGATCTCAGCCAATTTCAAACCATGCATCAATTGTGAGTATGAAAGTCCGTTCATACGAGCTGCCGCATTGATACGAGTGATCCACAATTTGCGGAAGTCACGTTTTTTCTGACGACGGTCACGGTATGCATAGTAGTAAGAGTTCATTACTTGTTCTTTTGCAGTACGGAACAAGATGTGTTTAGCTCCATAGTAACCTTTTGCTAATTTAAGAATACGTTTACGACGTTTGCGTGATACAACGCCACCTTTAACACGTGCCATGTTTTATTTCCTCCAAATATTTCCTAGAATTGTTTACTTACAGTCAAGCTATTATTTCAAGCGAGTAAGCATTGCTTTGATACGTTTGTAATCTCCTGAATGCACCATAGATGCTTTACGAAGATGACGACGTTGTTTCTTAGTTTTTCCGTGGAAACGGTGAGAAGTGTAAGCACGGAAACGTTTAAGTCCACCAGAACCTGTACGTTTGAAACGTTTAGCTGATGCGCGGTGTGTTTTTTGTTTTGGCATGATTTTTTCTCCTTTATTTAACTTTCTGACAATTATTTTTTGTCAGTCGCTGGCGCCAATTGCATGAACATTTGACGTCCATCCATTTTAGCACGTTGTTCGATGATTGCAATATCTTGAGTTGCTTCAGCAAACTCGGCTAAAACTTTTGCACCAATCTCTTTATGGGTAATCATACGACCCTTAAAGCGAATAGATACCTTAACTTTATTTCCTTTTTCAAGGAATTTGCGTGCATTGCGAAGTTTTGTATCAAAGTCACCCTTGTCAATCGTTGGACTTAGACGAACTTCTTTGACAGTAACAACACTTTGTTTTTTACGTTGTTCTTTTTGCTTCTTCTGGTACTCAAATTTGAACTTACCGTAGTCCATAATTTTTGCAACAGGCGGTTTGGCTTGGGGTTGAATCAATACTAGATCAACATTAGCGTTATCAGCCAAAGCTTGTGCTTCACTGAGTGGCTTGATGCCTAGCTGTTCACCTTCAAGACCAATCAAGCGAACTTCACGTACACGAATCTCATCATTGATGAATAAGTCTTGCTTTGCTATGGTTTTCACCTCTTTTGTTTTATTAGAGAAAAACAATAGCGGACTCGTAAATATACAAGCCCGCACGTTATGATAGCGTTTCTTAGAAACTTTTCATCCGTAGGGCCAGGCAACTTGATGTCACAAGGCGAGAAGCTCTCACTTCTGCTTTTCTCAACTTTTATATGATACCAAGTTTTCTATCCCTTGTCAAGATAAAAAGTTATTTTTTTGAAAAGTTTGTGTTTATATTTTAGATTGGTTTCCACATCAAAGAGAGAGAACCAAATTGATTCCCTCCCTATATTAGTTTTTCCTTATCTTCATCTTCCGTATAGGAAAGCTAAAGTCTATTAAAAAATTCTTTTTTATGTGAACTTCCCCATCTTTCGATAAATAGAATCCCCACTAACAAAAGGATAATCAGGCAAGGAAGTAAAACTAGCCCCATGTCCCAATTTAGATTGACATTATCAATTTGCTTAGGTAATCTTCCAGATAAAATCTCCACTGAACGCAAGTAAGTAAAGGGAATCAGATGTGCAATCCTTTGAAGAGGCTGAATTGTTTGGATGCCAAACAATAAGCCAACAATCCCAATGAGTGAAAGAAAGAGTACAGGCATTTTTTGCTTGAAAAAGTAAGCAATCAAATACACAACTTCCACAATGACGATAAAGGCTAAGAAAGCTAAGAACAAGCCAGGAAATAACACATCCTGTATCTTTCCAATAGTTACCTCTTGATTCGTTAAGTTATAAATCGGGTAGGGATAATCTAACTGTCCAAAACCACTTATCAGACTTCCCACTAGAAAAGAAAATCCACTGATTCCGATAAACAGCACAGTTACATAACCCACTCCAACTCCAAGAGAGGACATGGCAAATGCCACTTTTGAAAAAGGATATAACTGAGCTATGTCCAGATGATTTTGATATCTTTCTGCAAATAGTTGCGTTAGCATAAAAATAATAGCAATCACAAACAAGGTTGGGATAATAGCCTCTAAAATCCAGACAATCTGATCAATCCCGTGGGTCGGATAATCTAAATTGTGCGCTTTTATGTTCAAGGGATATAGGGCTTGGTAAGTCTTTCGTTCGCGGTCAACCGCCATTTTTAAGTCAGAACTAGCAGTCGGTTCCTTTGATAAAATTTCATAACTCTTCTCTACATCTTGCCACTGCAAATAGTAGGCTTCTTTCCAGCGTCCTTCTTTTAACAAAGCCAGAATTTCTTTCTTTTGCGTCAAAAGATTTTTTTGCGATTCTAAATTAATTTTAGCAATCTGGTATTCCTCCGAGTTGGTATCAGAAATTTGGGAGAGTTCCTCTTCATATTCATTGATGACTCTCTCATCTTTTACAAGACGGGTTTCCAACTCGCTCTCCAAGCTGACGGAGTTTGCAGTCTGACTATTAAAATAAAAGGTAACACCGAGTCCAGATACAAATAAAGCTAAGATAATCCAGTTTAAGCGACTTTTGAAAACTTTTTTTAATAAAAATAGACTAACATCTTTCATAAACTAAACCTCTTCTATTTGCCCCTGATGAATGGTTACTACTCTATCGCAGACATCAAGCAACTCTTCCTTATAGTGGGAACTTAAAAGAACCAGCTGTTCTTGTCTATCGATTTGTGCTAGCCTATCAAAAAACTTCTGACGATAATACTCATCTAAGCCATTTGTAATCTCATCCATGAGCCAGCATTTGGCCTGACTGAGGAAATACATGGCAATCACCAAGCGTTGCTTCATGCCTAAGGAATACTTGCGAATGGGAAGTCTGACATAGTCCGACATTTCCCAGTAATCAATTTCATCCCTCAAGTTTAGGTCTGACTTCCAGATGTTTTTGATAAGGCGAAGATAGTCCATCCCACTTAAATTTTCATCCAGCCATTCAATGCTTTCATAATAAAATAAAGAAGGAGGGGCTACAATATTTCCACTACTTATAGGAATTAAATTGCTAATGGCGCGGAACAGTGTCGTCTTTCCAGAGCCATTGATAGCAAGAATACCATAAATCCTACCCTTTTCAAATGTAAAATCAACATCTTGTAAGATGACTTGTCGCGTTTTTAAGGTCACATGAGTAAGCTGCAACATATCTAGCCCTCCTTTTTATCACTCTTTAAGAATTAATAGCCTCCGCTGTAGTAGTTTAGTACCTCATAACGATCGTAATTCCAACCACTACCAACTGGATACTCAGAATAGCTATAATAACGAAACCATGATGGATCGTTAGTATAGCTATATCTGTGGTAATTCATACTAGACTTATAGTAGGTATTCCAATCATACCGATAAGTTTTAAGAACGCTCACAGCATATATACTGGACTGAAAAAGACCAATGGATTATAAACTAACTAATTAAACGATTTTTGCTAATTTTTAATGGTTTTATATCATTAAAAATGAAGACGTTTTCATTATATCGTTTTTATCATTATTATGCAACAGATTTTTAGTTTATTTTACTAATATATAATATTTGTCCTTCCTATCGAACGCTTTCGATTTTCCAACTTTTCCAACCTTTAAAGCGTATAGCTCCTTGTTGGTCAGTTCGATATACTTTGCTATTGATACCTTCCAGTCGTGTCAAGGTTTCCTGATGGGGTAGTTTCGTTCGATTGTTCTTTCCAACTGAGATGAGAGTGATCTCTGGTTTGAGCTGTTCTAGAAAGACTGAACTTGATGAATTTTTAGAACCATGTTGACCAGCTTTCAAAACATCCACTTCTAGGTCAAGATACTTCTTCAACAATTCCTTCTCTCCTTTCTCCTCCAAATTTCCAGTGAAGAGAAAGTGCTTATCCAAGAGTTTTCCATACAGAACTAGGGAGTCTTCATGACCTCCATCTCCCATTTTTCTTGGAGATAGGACTTCTAACTGGCTTCCGAAAATTGGCAAGTTCTCTCCTACTGTCACACTACGCACCTTGGTTTGAGTAGTCTGTAGTTCTGCCACAAATTCCTTCTGCTTCAGACTGCCTTTTGATACTAAAATTTCACCTATATGGAAAGCCTTGGTCACCTCCAACAAATCACTAACATGTTCCTTGTCCGTATTGGTCAAAATCAGCTGGTCAATCTTGGCTACTCCTCGACTTTTGAGATAGGGTATCAAGGTTCTCTGGGCATTGCTGGTCGTCACCTTTTCTTGCCAATCCTCAATTTTCTTGCTAGACTCTGCCTTACCACCCACATCTATGAGAATGGTTTTCCCAGTTATATCCCGTAGGAAAATACTTTCGCCTTGCCCCACATCCAGCATGGTAATTTCATTTTCCAGTGGATGCTTGGTAAGGAAAAAGAGACCTGTAATCAATAAACTCAATACTGCTAGCCTTTTAATGTTTTTCCTCAAATCATAGACTAAAGCCAAGGAAATTAACAATAAAATTAAAAGCCATACATTGGGTTGTCCAAAGACCATAGGCCTACTTGCCAGCTGCGATACCAAGCGAATCATCCCCTCCAACCATTCAAAAATAAAATTCAGCTGAATGACTGAATAGAGGAAGGAAAGGGCAAATAAGATAGACAAGAGCGGTAAGAAAACCAAGTCAAATAGAAAGGAAAAGACAAAGGTCAAAAGAATAGACCAAGGCTGAAATTCTGCAAAATAAAAGGATAGAATGGGTAATATTCCCAAGGAAATGACTAGACTTTCTCTAGCAACAGCCTTGAGCCCCTCTCCTTCTTTGCTGGTCATGGTCAAGATAAAAGCATAGGCGCAGGACAAGACACCTCCTGCTGTCAAGAAAAAGTTGGGCATGACGATAAAGAGGACAAGCACCGTCAAGGCAAAATTATCCAAGCCTTTAACCCCATGTTGAGCCAGTAGCTTCTGCAAGAGACTTCGAATGACCGATGCTGAAAATCCTGTCAGCCCTGCATAAATAAGGGAAAAGGGATAAGTCAGCCATTTCAACTTTTCTTGGGTCAAGCCCAATCGCAAAAGAAGCTTCTTAAATCCATCCATGAAAAATCCTACCTGCATACCGGACAAGGCAAAGAGGTGGATAATTCCTAGACTGGAATAAAGCTCATTCATCTCCTCAAAATCTGTGTCCAGATGTCCCAGCAAGAGCCCCGTCATGTAGTTGCGCATAGGGTCTGGAAAGTGCGTCTTAATCCAAACTACAGCCTTTCGACGTAAACTAGACAGGTTTTCACCTATATCCCAACTGCCAACCTTTTGAAGTGACTGGATTTTTTTGATATTGAGAGTCTGGTAAATTCCCTGAGTCTTCAGATAGGCTTGATAGTCAAAACCACCAAAATTTCTCTGCCCTTCTGGTTCTGAAAGTTTTCCTTCAAGTTCTATCTCATGAAGATCTGTTAAGACTTGAAATTGTTCTTTTTCATTCTCGGACTGAAGCTTATAGTAAACTTGGAAGGTACGGCTGTCAGCCTTGCCACGAAAGGATAGACTGTCACCATTGACCTTAATAGTGTCAGGCAAAATCCGCACCCTCTCAACAGAATCCGCTAAGTTTTGACTCGCTTGACTCTGTTGCCAATTTTGAAACAGAAACCAGAATCCAAAGATTCCGCAAAGCAGTAGAACTTTACTAGCTGATTTCCACGAAAATTGGAAAAAAAGACAGACTAGCAGAAAAACGAACCCCAACAAAGCAAGATAGGATGCTGAGAAAATAGCGTAGTAAAGCCAGAGCAATAGAAAACTCAGATAGATTAGGGGAAGGGGGAAATTTTTAATCCACTGCAACATAGTCTTTTAACTTTTCTATAGTCTTGGCACCAATGCCAGAGACCTTTTTGAGCTCGTCTACTGACTTGAATTTCCCATTTGACTCACGATGGTCGATAATGTCCTGAGCTCGTTTTCCTCCCAGTCCCTTGACCTGTTTAAGCTCTTCCAGACTGGCCTTGTTGAGATTGACCTTCTTTTCCTTGCTTGTTGAAGAAGCCGTCCCAGAACCTGCCTGCTGACTAGCTGATTCTTCTCCCTTAGTGGGAACGTAAACCAGAGCCTCGTCACTAACTTTCTGAGCTAGATTAAGCGACTTGCTGTCTGCTTGCTCTGTCAAGCCACCCGCCTTTTGAACGGCATCATTGACCCGACTACCTACGGGCAAGTCATAAATTCCTGGCGATTTGACAGCACCTTTGACATCTACTGTGATTAGATCTTGTTCAACCGGTTCTTCCTTCACTTCCTTTTCGGTCGATGAATCCTTGGAAACAGCTGCAACTTCTGCCTGCAAATTCGTTTCTTTGACAGGTGTGTGTGGAGCTGGCTTTAGTAGGAAAAATCCGCCAACAAGCAGGCCCAGACCAGTACAGATGACAATGATTTTATACTCTTTTATTTTCTCGATAATTGCTTCCATATTTTCTCCTCTCTTAGATTATTCGTAGGAGGAAGAAAAAACAGTTGAAAATTTCTTCTCAACTGCTTATTTATTTGCAAAATAGTCTTCCTTGGTCAAAACATAATGAACTCTTGTCACGATTCTGCCTTCTTCATGCTGGTCCATACAAGCATATGGTTCTGCATATAAAAAACGCATGCCTGATTTCTCCATGATCTTTCCAGATGCAGGATTGTCCTTATCGTGAAGGGCGGTCAACTTGTTCATTCCGATTTTCTCAAAAGCTAGCTCAATTACGGCACGATTGGCTTCTGTCGTCAATCCTTGATTCCAATATTTTTTATTGATAATGTAACCAATAGCTGCCTTCTTAAGAACAGAATCAATCTTGTGCAAGTCAATGGTTCCAATAAATTTGCCATTGCATTTCAGTTCTATTCCCCAACTCCCTAATGGATTGGCTAAATAAAACTGAGCAATATTATTTTTAGTTTCTTCTAAATTTTGATTGGTTAGAAAAGTGTAACCTGTATTATCCTTATCCGAGGCATACTCAAACATAGCTTCCGCATCATCCAAAGTTACAGGTCTAAGCAATAAACGCTCTGTCTCCACTATCGGATACTGGGCTAGTTTTAAAAAGATTGATTCCATAGGATTCCACCACTTGAAAAGTTTCTAACTAATATAAGGATATTTAATGAAACATTTAAAAAGCAAATTTATACTTAGCATTGAGATAACTTTAAGTACAAAAGAACTATCCTTCAGACAGAGGTTGAGACTCTAATCCTTCACTCTCTTCTTTTTTAACCGGTACTGGTTCATAAGCTCGGATAATCTGAGCGACAACTGGGTGGCGAACCACATCCTTAGCTGAAAAATGAACAAAGTCAATCTGATGGATGTTCTTTAGTTTCTCTTGGGCATCAATCAAACCTGACTTGACATTGCGTGGCAGGTCAATCTGACTGATATCTCCATTGACAATCATCTTAGAATGAAAGCCTAAACGCGTCAAAAACATCTTCATCTGCATGATAGTCGTATTTTGCGCCTCATCGAGAATGACAAAGGCATCATCCAAGGTTCGTCCACGCATGTAGGCAAGAGGTGCAATCTCGATAATTTCACGTTCCATGAGACGAGTCGTTTGATCTTTTCCCAGAATCTGATACAAAGCATCATAAACAGGTCTAAGGTAAGGATCTACCTTCTCCTTAAGGTCTCCCGGAAGAAATCCAAGACTCTCTCCAGCTTCTACTGCTGGACGAGTTAGGATAATTCGCTTGACCTGCCCACGTTTAAGAGCTGTCACTGCCAAGGTCACTGCAAGAAAGGTCTTCCCTGTCCCTGCTGGCCCAATTCCAAAGGTCACATCGTGCTGTTTAACACTATCCACATAAAGTTTTTGACCCAAGGTTTTGACACGGATAGGCTTCCCAGTATTGTCTTTGATGATTTCTTCTTCGTAAAGGGCGACAAATTTATCAATTTCATCGTTTTTGACCATGCTAATCGCAGTCACCACATCTGGCGTACCAACGGTCATCCCACGATTTACCAAGACCATGAGAGCTTGAATAACCTGACGGGCTTCCTCACAGGCAGTCTCTTCTCCCAAAACCTGCACAATCTCCGTACGAGCATGAATCACCACATCCAGCTCTTCTTCCATCAAACGAAGATGGCGTTCATTGGAACCAAAAAGATGAAACAGGTCATCTGGATGACTCAGTTGAATGTCTATTGAATGTTCCTTCAAATAAAGAACCTCTCTAATCCTTTTATTTCTTTTTATTATAGCAAAGGGGTGGAGAAATTACTAGCCCAAACCCAATGAATCATGCTAGTGTTCTAAGTATTCTTGCCAGATAGCGTCAAAGTCTCCTAGATTGAAAGAGAAACTGGCATGTTCTTCCAGAAAGCGACTCACCTCATCAAAATCATCTGTGTGTTTTGGAAAGGCTGATTCTTCAAAAGCGAGGTCTGCCAAGATAGCCTTGGGACTGTTACTTTTAGGATTGCGCTCGGTCATGAGCCAAGTGTAAAATGATTTTCTCATAAGTCACCCAAGATCAACTCTGTCCCAAACTGGTCTTGCTTGATTTTACCAGCCTTCATCAAGCCACCAAGTGCTTTCTTGAACTGACCTTTAGAAATACCAAAGGTTGCCTTGATATCCTCAGGGGATGACTTATCATTCAAGGTCATAAAACCGCCATTGCTTTCCAAATAAGTCAAAATCATCTGGGCATCATTTTCCAACATTTCAAAAGAACGTGGTTTGAGGGAGAGGTTCAACGTGCGGTCCACTTCACGGAAACCAATAACGCGCGCATCTAATACTTGCCCCAAACGTGGCTCTGCGTAGCGCTCGCTAGGATGGATAAAGCCAAGCATGTTATTTTCTGGTAGGTAGACAAAGGTTCCTGACAGCTTGAGTCGGTAAACAATGGCTGGCCAGTTTTGGTTCTGCATGTTGTTGTAGGCAGGACGAGCCAGACGTTGAAAGTCTTCTTGATAGGCCAAGAGACCCCAGATACGGTCTTTCTTGTCCACTTCAAGACGGATGTAGAGTTGGTCTCCCTTCTTAGGCCAGAGTTCCTTAAGCTCAGGGAGAATATCGAGTGACACAACGATTTCCTTGTCAGGAAGGCCTGTATCTACAAAGACACCCAAGTCCTTACGAACTTCTGTGACACGACCCCAACCAAATTGATCCTGAGTAGCAGTCACTTCTAGAGTGGTCAAGCGTAGTTTTTGCTTCATATCCGTATAAGCAAAACCTTTGACCGTATCCCCTACTGTATGTTGACCTTCTTCCTTGGAAAGTGCATAGGTCTGACCATCCTTTTGCACAAAGTAGAAACGGTCATTTTCATCGATGATGAGTCCAACGATAAAACTTGCAAGATTTGTATTCATATTTCCTTCTTTCGAATAAAACTCAGCCAGCAATGCCAACTGAGTTTTTCTGTTTATTTTTAGACTTCCAAAAGTTCTTTCTCTTTGTTGGCAGTCATGTCGTCGATGTGTTTGACAGCATCGTCTGTTACTTTTTGAATATCTTTTTCAAGAGTCTTCAATTCGTCTTCAGTGATTTCTTTTGCTTTTTCTTGTTTCTTGGCTTCATCCATAGCATCACGACGGATATTGCGGACAGCCACTTTAGCATTTTCGCCGACCTTCTTCACTTCTTTAGCAAGGTCACGACGAGTTTCTTCTGTGAGAGCAGGGATAACCAAACGAATGACTGAACCGTCGTTAGCTGGTGTGATACCAAGATCAGAAGCGTTCAAGGCACGTTCGATGTCTTTCAATGAAGACTTGTCAAATGGTGTT encodes the following:
- a CDS encoding VOC family protein, whose product is MASKMLHTCLRVENLEKSIAFYQDAFGFKELRRRDFPDHAFTIVYLGLEGDDYELELTYNYDHGPYVVGDGFAHIALSTPDLEALHQEHSAKGYEVTAPNGLPGTAPNYYFVKDPDGYKVEVIREK
- the rplT gene encoding 50S ribosomal protein L20 translates to MARVKGGVVSRKRRKRILKLAKGYYGAKHILFRTAKEQVMNSYYYAYRDRRQKKRDFRKLWITRINAAARMNGLSYSQLMHGLKLAEIEVNRKMLADLAVNDAAAFTALADAAKAKLAK
- the rpmI gene encoding 50S ribosomal protein L35; amino-acid sequence: MPKQKTHRASAKRFKRTGSGGLKRFRAYTSHRFHGKTKKQRRHLRKASMVHSGDYKRIKAMLTRLK
- the infC gene encoding translation initiation factor IF-3; this translates as MKTIAKQDLFINDEIRVREVRLIGLEGEQLGIKPLSEAQALADNANVDLVLIQPQAKPPVAKIMDYGKFKFEYQKKQKEQRKKQSVVTVKEVRLSPTIDKGDFDTKLRNARKFLEKGNKVKVSIRFKGRMITHKEIGAKVLAEFAEATQDIAIIEQRAKMDGRQMFMQLAPATDKK
- a CDS encoding ATP-binding cassette domain-containing protein; translation: MLQLTHVTLKTRQVILQDVDFTFEKGRIYGILAINGSGKTTLFRAISNLIPISSGNIVAPPSLFYYESIEWLDENLSGMDYLRLIKNIWKSDLNLRDEIDYWEMSDYVRLPIRKYSLGMKQRLVIAMYFLSQAKCWLMDEITNGLDEYYRQKFFDRLAQIDRQEQLVLLSSHYKEELLDVCDRVVTIHQGQIEEV
- a CDS encoding DNA internalization-related competence protein ComEC/Rec2 gives rise to the protein MLQWIKNFPLPLIYLSFLLLWLYYAIFSASYLALLGFVFLLVCLFFQFSWKSASKVLLLCGIFGFWFLFQNWQQSQASQNLADSVERVRILPDTIKVNGDSLSFRGKADSRTFQVYYKLQSENEKEQFQVLTDLHEIELEGKLSEPEGQRNFGGFDYQAYLKTQGIYQTLNIKKIQSLQKVGSWDIGENLSSLRRKAVVWIKTHFPDPMRNYMTGLLLGHLDTDFEEMNELYSSLGIIHLFALSGMQVGFFMDGFKKLLLRLGLTQEKLKWLTYPFSLIYAGLTGFSASVIRSLLQKLLAQHGVKGLDNFALTVLVLFIVMPNFFLTAGGVLSCAYAFILTMTSKEGEGLKAVARESLVISLGILPILSFYFAEFQPWSILLTFVFSFLFDLVFLPLLSILFALSFLYSVIQLNFIFEWLEGMIRLVSQLASRPMVFGQPNVWLLILLLISLALVYDLRKNIKRLAVLSLLITGLFFLTKHPLENEITMLDVGQGESIFLRDITGKTILIDVGGKAESSKKIEDWQEKVTTSNAQRTLIPYLKSRGVAKIDQLILTNTDKEHVSDLLEVTKAFHIGEILVSKGSLKQKEFVAELQTTQTKVRSVTVGENLPIFGSQLEVLSPRKMGDGGHEDSLVLYGKLLDKHFLFTGNLEEKGEKELLKKYLDLEVDVLKAGQHGSKNSSSSVFLEQLKPEITLISVGKNNRTKLPHQETLTRLEGINSKVYRTDQQGAIRFKGWKSWKIESVR
- a CDS encoding helix-hairpin-helix domain-containing protein; the encoded protein is MEAIIEKIKEYKIIVICTGLGLLVGGFFLLKPAPHTPVKETNLQAEVAAVSKDSSTEKEVKEEPVEQDLITVDVKGAVKSPGIYDLPVGSRVNDAVQKAGGLTEQADSKSLNLAQKVSDEALVYVPTKGEESASQQAGSGTASSTSKEKKVNLNKASLEELKQVKGLGGKRAQDIIDHRESNGKFKSVDELKKVSGIGAKTIEKLKDYVAVD
- a CDS encoding GNAT family N-acetyltransferase; translation: MESIFLKLAQYPIVETERLLLRPVTLDDAEAMFEYASDKDNTGYTFLTNQNLEETKNNIAQFYLANPLGSWGIELKCNGKFIGTIDLHKIDSVLKKAAIGYIINKKYWNQGLTTEANRAVIELAFEKIGMNKLTALHDKDNPASGKIMEKSGMRFLYAEPYACMDQHEEGRIVTRVHYVLTKEDYFANK
- a CDS encoding PhoH family protein, which encodes MKEHSIDIQLSHPDDLFHLFGSNERHLRLMEEELDVVIHARTEIVQVLGEETACEEARQVIQALMVLVNRGMTVGTPDVVTAISMVKNDEIDKFVALYEEEIIKDNTGKPIRVKTLGQKLYVDSVKQHDVTFGIGPAGTGKTFLAVTLAVTALKRGQVKRIILTRPAVEAGESLGFLPGDLKEKVDPYLRPVYDALYQILGKDQTTRLMEREIIEIAPLAYMRGRTLDDAFVILDEAQNTTIMQMKMFLTRLGFHSKMIVNGDISQIDLPRNVKSGLIDAQEKLKNIHQIDFVHFSAKDVVRHPVVAQIIRAYEPVPVKKEESEGLESQPLSEG
- a CDS encoding YozE family protein, producing the protein MRKSFYTWLMTERNPKSNSPKAILADLAFEESAFPKHTDDFDEVSRFLEEHASFSFNLGDFDAIWQEYLEH
- the cvfB gene encoding RNA-binding virulence regulatory protein CvfB is translated as MNTNLASFIVGLIIDENDRFYFVQKDGQTYALSKEEGQHTVGDTVKGFAYTDMKQKLRLTTLEVTATQDQFGWGRVTEVRKDLGVFVDTGLPDKEIVVSLDILPELKELWPKKGDQLYIRLEVDKKDRIWGLLAYQEDFQRLARPAYNNMQNQNWPAIVYRLKLSGTFVYLPENNMLGFIHPSERYAEPRLGQVLDARVIGFREVDRTLNLSLKPRSFEMLENDAQMILTYLESNGGFMTLNDKSSPEDIKATFGISKGQFKKALGGLMKAGKIKQDQFGTELILGDL
- the frr gene encoding ribosome recycling factor; the protein is MANAIIEKAKERMTQSHQSLAREFGGIRAGRANASLLDRVHVEYYGVETPLNQIASITIPEARVLLVTPFDKSSLKDIERALNASDLGITPANDGSVIRLVIPALTEETRRDLAKEVKKVGENAKVAVRNIRRDAMDEAKKQEKAKEITEDELKTLEKDIQKVTDDAVKHIDDMTANKEKELLEV